The DNA segment ttgatgtttaatattaatagcaATTGTATGAATTAATACCGttcagaaatattcatttaatctgcaGAATCGGTATCTGCAGATATCACTCAGAAAAATTTAGTGtaggtgcatctctaattttaaatatttattgtaaataaacattaaaaaatattacttggaTGAGTTATCAGAGTATCGCAGACAATATAGAACTTAAGCCATTtgtgtaaataatattaaaatgcagtgtttttgtAGAACAAGGGTGCGTTTTTAGAATTATTTCGAAATATTTCATACATTCACATACTGATGAAATACAGATCATAGACTTGGTTAGCCATCCACATTGTAAGGGCCGCGACCCATTGAACTATTTATTTAACCAAAGTTaagtaataaaatgttaaaataaaagtgaGAGCTTGTGATTGAGATAAAGAACACTgccattatttttatattaatctttattaacataaaaacaattcTGCTAAACAACATATAGGAGCAGTGTATAAAAATATCAGTTCCAATTTATGATGAGAAGGCAATTGGATGTTAATCTTGGTACATTTTAGTAAACCaaacaaaaatagaataaaaaaataaacttccAATAAAACTAAACACCAGTGATGAGCTGtgctttaaacaaacacaagtctaagatgtttgtattgtttttgtagAAGACATATTTTAATAGCTATTTTAAAATAGGCTATAAACAACATAAATACACTTTAAGCCAATTTCATCATTAGAGATGTGAACATATCCCAGCAGCAATGTGTGTTGAATGAATTACAAAAGCACATGAATTTCACTACAACATCAGTCAGTTTTATCTAAACTATAACTATTGCATTAAAGATAAAGTGTTTGTAAATGAAGTTCAGATCCAGTATAACAGGCAGTCTATGTCCTTGACCCAGTGAGAGCCTCCAGCTCCAGCTATTGTGCTTTGTTTAGCACATCTTTGAAAATATTGTGTGCACAACAAGCCCCTGATAAATTTAAGTCTGCCGAGAGTCAACCAGAGCTTGGAGGGATAAGTAGGTTCTTGTTGATTGACAGGCGGACATGTTTGAAGTTCTATGGCAGCCGCTCCTCCAAAGCTTCAGGCAGAAGGTGCAGGGTGTGCGCGTGCGGTCTCCTCACATAAAGTTTTCAGCCGTTGAGGGTGTAATGAATGATGTTCACGTGATATTCACAGTGGTCAGTGATTTTAAAAACTATTCATTGGTCTCTGAGATACATCAAAGCAAAGGGCATCACATCAAATCGATACCTCTTACTCTCTTGAGATTTCACTATTCAACCATCCAAACTCAGTAGTTGTTAGTTTGAGGAAAACTTTGCTTTAGatatgaaaaatgtatgtgaatgattattatttctgtttaaaGGAACAGAAAGTTCTAAAAGgtttgtcattacaaacctgcacattgttttgtttcatataATATACAACATACAGTAACGTGTTGTCATTTTGATACAGTGACAGCTGTCAAGATTGTTTATgccaaaataaaatcattttaaatgtgagaATGAGCTAAAATAGAGAAATACAGTACTTCTCGAAAAATCTCCCGATTATCTTCAGGAATTTTTACATGCAATGTAATGCAATATTAAACTTAAACAACATCCACATACAACAGTTATTTTAAACTATGTGAAGTCTTTTCAAAGCCATGAATGTGTTCAGATATACATAGCATTGTGAGCTCTGCTCTAATTCACACCTGCCTGCGAGATTTGCTGCTTTTGGGCTTGTTGTCAGTGTGTATGAGTTTCAGTGTGCGAGAATCTTCAGAGTGAGAACTGAGACTTGTGATAATGATAGACTTGTGAAAATATCTTTATTAAATTTCAGTCACGCTCAGCTGGCCCTGATGTTTCCAGATCGCTGCACTTGACTTCGTCTACGAGAAGAAAAAGCATGCACAGTCAATCTGCTGTAAACTAAAACACACAGAAGCAGAATTCACACAGCATTGTCACTATTAGACCACTGCACACATGTGTGTGGGTATAAATGAAAACgattataagaaataaaatgtgATTACTCTCTCACCCGTCTCACACACCTGCACTCGTGCTGTGTGTTATCTGGGTTGGAGAATCAGACATCTGTGTGATCTCTTGGGAGGGTGTGTGCGTATGGCTCGCGGGGTCTGTGGTTCTCAGGTCATCCGGGGGCCAACGTAACTCTCCGCTCTCCACCTCTCCATCAGTGGGCTCCACCACGATAGAGGGGAGGCGTTTGGACAGCTTGGGGGGACGCTCCTTTGTATCTGGGAAAATCTGAACATACAGATGTTTTACTGAAAGGAATAATTTagccaaaatgttattttaccaATAAAAACTTCTAAGAATGGTAACTCCGTAATGGAAATGATGTCAACATTGGCTCAGCCTTATTTTTGCTGTTAACAATGGTATGTATGTAAcataaaggtgcaatgtgtagGATTAaggagaatctattgacagaaatgtaatataatatacttaTTACACGaatcatttgaatgcttgattctgattggccagtcacgacattccaagggtttttatatt comes from the Triplophysa rosa linkage group LG9, Trosa_1v2, whole genome shotgun sequence genome and includes:
- the si:ch73-49p17.1 gene encoding protein LBH; amino-acid sequence: MTDIMNNPEHSREDFTVGASGEQGVSFQIFPDTKERPPKLSKRLPSIVVEPTDGEVESGELRWPPDDLRTTDPASHTHTPSQEITQMSDSPTQITHSTSADEVKCSDLETSGPAERD